In a genomic window of Infirmifilum sp. NZ:
- the udp gene encoding uridine phosphorylase: MASVSARSPDLGGGLQYHIRCKPGDVAPYVLLPGDPDRVPLISSFWDERREVARHREYTTHTGRYKGAPISATSTGIGGPAASIAVEELLRVGAGTLIRVGTTGAIQRDIRVGDLVIATGAVRLDGASQEYVMAEYPALAHFEVALALIEAAESLGARYHVGVVASTDTFYTGQSRPGFKGYQPSWSPSLMADLQAAGVLSFEMEAATVFTLASIYGARAGAVLAVLANRVTDEFVPEAGVEDAVRVANEAVRILHEWDALKGGKKHLYPSLLRELVCRQ, translated from the coding sequence GTGGCAAGTGTCTCGGCCAGGAGCCCCGACCTCGGGGGAGGCTTGCAGTACCACATCAGGTGCAAGCCCGGCGATGTCGCCCCGTACGTTCTGCTCCCCGGCGACCCAGACAGGGTTCCGCTGATCTCCAGCTTCTGGGATGAGAGGCGCGAGGTCGCGAGGCACCGCGAGTACACGACCCACACCGGGAGGTACAAGGGGGCACCCATCTCAGCCACGTCCACCGGTATCGGGGGCCCCGCCGCGTCCATAGCCGTCGAGGAGCTACTGAGGGTCGGAGCCGGTACGCTCATAAGGGTCGGGACCACGGGGGCTATACAGCGTGACATCAGGGTCGGCGACCTCGTGATCGCCACCGGGGCCGTCAGGCTCGACGGCGCCAGCCAGGAGTACGTGATGGCGGAATACCCAGCCCTAGCGCACTTCGAAGTCGCGCTGGCGCTCATAGAGGCGGCCGAGAGCCTGGGCGCGAGGTACCATGTGGGCGTCGTCGCCTCAACCGACACCTTCTACACGGGGCAGTCCAGGCCGGGGTTCAAGGGCTACCAGCCGAGCTGGTCCCCAAGCCTCATGGCCGACCTCCAGGCCGCCGGGGTGCTGAGCTTCGAGATGGAGGCCGCAACGGTGTTCACGCTCGCGTCGATCTACGGGGCCAGAGCCGGGGCGGTGCTCGCCGTCCTAGCCAACAGGGTGACAGACGAGTTCGTCCCAGAGGCGGGGGTTGAGGACGCCGTTAGAGTGGCTAACGAGGCCGTGAGGATCCTCCACGAGTGGGACGCTTTAAAAGGAGGTAAAAAGCACCTGTACCCCTCTCTCCTAAGGGAGTTAGTGTGCAGGCAGTGA